A single Musa acuminata AAA Group cultivar baxijiao chromosome BXJ2-1, Cavendish_Baxijiao_AAA, whole genome shotgun sequence DNA region contains:
- the LOC135583748 gene encoding SUPPRESSOR OF ABI3-5-like isoform X2 has translation MDPGRYGRQQGWDTNSALEGYGALHEQDFRAGGSYGGRRLLPEGFSRDSGYARTSFHHDILERDIYPPTHVPGVWPQPRRSFDEEYALVRDSRRNVEPYHEIDNFGEHVKYHEDNFRDNYRNIERYHDTDSYHDYGYDRHARFGGRDHEGMSSDYEVRRHLSHESRENSRDRDYDYDWYSYDSDHERGKRDGGRRRRESRDREHEKRGLSRERDQSPYRRRERSRSHGRDDRSRSRSPRGRTRSRSHREDSYEDGRYERNERRRDYDRDEKRHNDSSVAPSATIVVKGLSQKTTEDDLYQFLAEWGPLRHIRVIKERNSGVSRGFAFIDFPDVDAARRMMDGIGDNGLVIDGRKLFFEYSKPTGGAGAPSLGQESFAKSSHGHGRSITAPCDWICTMCGCLNFARRTSCFQCNEPRTEDAPPADVASTNPTPLGKRGSDLGPTHVLVVRGLDENADEEMLRYEFAKHAAIKDLRLVRDKFTHVSRGFAFVHFHSVEDATKALEATNGTTLEKNGQVLRVAYAKSIHGPGSGTPQSSSLAAAAIEAATFAQQYDAVGWTPKEYNPDQKQSTTGFEQNSKAEVQRGGSAPQSGFVWDEKSGYYYDAASGFYYDGNTGLYYDGNNGVWYSYDHQTQQYVPCNEQSNNKAAGDMANETSKGSDGTASKKVVISAAATTVKSNEKASLPDAVHAAATAALAAEKKEKEKLKEIKLASKSNLLANKKKMNNVLAMWKQRNHEGQAARVVLDDKESSGLLDDKPSNSYSASVALTAKSKLKSDSVKEAMGSSIYASSASRGTTQSISAETVDVDSQVKPRPVSNSLGGTIMGVIRGSGKGIIKSDTTFPVSASEGTTVSSTATANSIETMPSLARSHASAPFKTDASALGSYGSSTSGGRGKRRFSEAPALSNPRDQIQTTYRDRAAERRNLYGSSSATGDDLSDLGLGDPNCDYPYRKDSLSVTGTMPFPPGVGGRSCGDIVSNTENYEVITADRAIDESNVGNRMLRSMGWQEGLGLGKDGSGIKEPVQAKAVDDRSGLGSQQRKVDPSLEAQSGDSYRTIIQKKAIARFREMA, from the exons ATGGACCCTGGGCGTTATGGTCGTCAACAAGGATGGGACACAAACAGC GCCTTGGAGGGGTATGGTGCACTCCATGAGCAAGATTTCAG GGCTGGTGGATCATATGGTGGTAGGAGGCTGTTACCTGAAGGATTTTCCAGGGATTCTGGTTATGCAAGGACCTCTTTTCATCATGACATACTTGAGAGGGATATCTATCCACCAACACATGTTCCTGGTGTCTGGCCTCAGCCTAGAAGAAGTTTCGATGAAGAATATGCACTCGTCAGGGATTCAAGAAGAAATGTTGAGCCGTATCATGAAATAGATAACTTTGGTGAACATGTGAAGTATCATGAAGATAACTTTCGTGACAACTACCGCAACATTGAGAGGTACCATGACACAGATAGTTACCATGATTATGGATATGATAGGCATGCCAGGTTTGGGGGTAGGGATCACGAGGGAATGAGCAGTGACTATGAAGTTCGACGCCATTTATCTCATGAAAGCAGAGAAAATAGTCGTGATAGAGACTATGATTATGACTGGTATAGCTATGATTCTGACCATGAGAGAGGAAAGAGGGATGGTGGTCGGCGACGACGTGAATCACGTGATCGTGAACATGAAAAGAGAGGTTTGAGTCGCGAAAGAGATCAAAGTCCATATAGACGTCGAGAACGCTCTCGTTCACATGGGCGTGATGATCGGTCTAGATCAAGATCTCCTCGAGGTAGAACTCGTAGCCGAAGTCACAGAGAGGACAGCTATGAGGATGGCCGATATGAGAGGAATGAAAGACGGCGGGATTATGATCGTGATGAGAAGAGACATAATGACTCTTCTGTG GCGCCATCAGCCACAATAGTTGTGAAGGGTCTATCACAGAAGACAACTGAAGATGATTTGTATCAATTTCTT GCTGAGTGGGGGCCGCTTCGTCATATACGGGTTATTAAAGAGAGAAATTCTGGAGTTTCGCGGGGATTTGCTTTTATTGACTTTCCTGATGTG GATGCTGCTCGGAGGATGATGGACGGCATTGGAGACAATGGTCTTGTAATTGATGGAAGGAAGCTCTTCTTTGAGTACAG TAAGCCAACTGGTGGGGCTGGTGCACCTTCATTAGGACAAGAAAGCTTTGCTAAATCAAGCCATGGACACGGTAGAAGTATTACTGCACCATGTGACTGGATTTGTACCATGTGTGGTTGTTTAAATTTTGCACGGCGGACATCCTGTTTCCAG TGCAATGAGCCCCGGACTGAGGATGCTCCTCCAGCTGATGTAGCAAGCACCAATCCAACACCCTTAGGGAAAAGGGGATCAGATTTAG GTCCTACTCATGTCTTAGTTGTACGAGGGTTGGATGAAAATGCAGATGAAGAAATGCTTCGTTATGAATTTGCTAAGCATGCTGCAATTAAG GATCTTCGCCTTGTCAGAGATAAATTTACTCATGTTTCTCGGGGATTTGCTTTTGTGCATTTCCACTCG GTGGAAGATGCAACCAAAGCTCTTGAAGCAACCAATGGAACAACCCTAGAAAAAAATGGCCAAGTCCTACGTGTAGCATATGCAAAAAGTATTCATGGACCTGGATCTGGGACTCCACAATCGAGCAGTCTTGCAGCAGCTGCTATTGAGGCCGCAACATTTGCTCAACAG TATGATGCTGTTGGTTGGACGCCAAAGGAATACAATCCAGATCAAAAACAATCTACAACTGGGTTTGAGCAAAATAGCAAGGCAGAAGTTCAGAGAGGTGGTTCTGCTCCACAATCTGGGTTTGTATGGGATGAGAAATCTGGCTATTATTATGATGCTGCCTCAGGGTTTTATTATGATGGAAATACTG GTCTTTACTATGATGGGAACAATGGTGTTTGGTATTCTTATGATCATCAAACTCAGCAGTATGTCCCTTGCAACGAGCAGAGCAACAATAAGGCAGCTGGAGACATGGCAAATGAAACTTCAAAAGGATCGGATGGAACTGCAAGCAAAAAAGTAGTGATATCTGCAGCTGCAACCACGGTAAAATCAAATGAAAAAGCATCATTGCCTGATGCGGTTCATGCTGCTGCAACAGCAGCATTAGCTgcagagaaaaaggaaaaggagaagTTGAAAGAGATTAAGTTGGCATCAAAAAGTAACCTCTTAGCTAATAAGAAAAAGATGAACAATGTTCTGGCAATGTGGAAGCAAAGAAATCATGAGGGGCAGGCAGCTCGTGTTGTTCTTGATGACAAGGAGTCATCTGGTTTGCTAGATGATAAACCAAGCAATTCGTACTCTGCATCTGTAGCATTAACTGCAAAAAGCAAATTGAAATCTGATTCAGTTAAGGAAGCAATGGGTAGCTCAATTTATGCCTCATCTGCTAGCCGTGGGACTACTCAATCCATCTCTGCTGAGACAGTAGATGTGGATTCACAGGTTAAGCCTAGACCTGTTAGTAATAGCTTGGGAGGCACAATAATGGGCGTTATAAGAGGTTCTGGAAAAGGGATTATAAAGTCAGATACAACTTTTCCAGTATCTGCTAGTGAAGGTACTACGGTTAGTTCTACTGCAACGGCAAACTCCATAGAAACAATGCCATCTTTAGCTCGGAGTCATGCTTCCGCACCCTTCAAGACTGATGCATCGGCATTGGGTTCATATGGATCATCTACATCCGGTGGACGTGGTAAACGCAGGTTTTCTGAGGCACCAGCACTTTCTAATCCCAGGGATCAAATTCAGACGACTTATAGAGATAGGGCAGCTGAGAGAAGAAATCTGTATGGCTCGTCATCTGCCACAGGGGATGATCTGTCAGACCTTGGGCTTGGGGATCCAA ACTGTGATTATCCATATCGAAAGGATTCTTTATCAGTAACGGGGACGATGCCCTTTCCCCCGGGAGTTGGGGGACGGTCGTGTGGTGATATTGTGAGCAACACCGAGAATTATGAAGTGATAACTGCTGATCGAGCCATCGACGAAAGCAATGTGGGTAACCGGATGCTTCGCAGTATGGGCTGGCAAGAAGGACTG GGACTTGGGAAGGATGGTAGCGGCATCAAAGAGCCCGTGCAAGCGAAAGCTGTGGATGACAGGTCGGGGCTCGGAAGTCAGCAGAGAAAAGTAGACCCATCCTTGGAGGCACAGTCAGGAGATAGTTATCGAACCATCATCCAGAAGAAAGCGATTGCAAGATTTAGAGAGATGGCGTAA
- the LOC135583748 gene encoding SUPPRESSOR OF ABI3-5-like isoform X1 translates to MDPGRYGRQQGWDTNSALEGYGALHEQDFRAGGSYGGRRLLPEGFSRDSGYARTSFHHDILERDIYPPTHVPGVWPQPRRSFDEEYALVRDSRRNVEPYHEIDNFGEHVKYHEDNFRDNYRNIERYHDTDSYHDYGYDRHARFGGRDHEGMSSDYEVRRHLSHESRENSRDRDYDYDWYSYDSDHERGKRDGGRRRRESRDREHEKRGLSRERDQSPYRRRERSRSHGRDDRSRSRSPRGRTRSRSHREDSYEDGRYERNERRRDYDRDEKRHNDSSVAPSATIVVKGLSQKTTEDDLYQFLAEWGPLRHIRVIKERNSGVSRGFAFIDFPDVDAARRMMDGIGDNGLVIDGRKLFFEYSSKPTGGAGAPSLGQESFAKSSHGHGRSITAPCDWICTMCGCLNFARRTSCFQCNEPRTEDAPPADVASTNPTPLGKRGSDLGPTHVLVVRGLDENADEEMLRYEFAKHAAIKDLRLVRDKFTHVSRGFAFVHFHSVEDATKALEATNGTTLEKNGQVLRVAYAKSIHGPGSGTPQSSSLAAAAIEAATFAQQYDAVGWTPKEYNPDQKQSTTGFEQNSKAEVQRGGSAPQSGFVWDEKSGYYYDAASGFYYDGNTGLYYDGNNGVWYSYDHQTQQYVPCNEQSNNKAAGDMANETSKGSDGTASKKVVISAAATTVKSNEKASLPDAVHAAATAALAAEKKEKEKLKEIKLASKSNLLANKKKMNNVLAMWKQRNHEGQAARVVLDDKESSGLLDDKPSNSYSASVALTAKSKLKSDSVKEAMGSSIYASSASRGTTQSISAETVDVDSQVKPRPVSNSLGGTIMGVIRGSGKGIIKSDTTFPVSASEGTTVSSTATANSIETMPSLARSHASAPFKTDASALGSYGSSTSGGRGKRRFSEAPALSNPRDQIQTTYRDRAAERRNLYGSSSATGDDLSDLGLGDPNCDYPYRKDSLSVTGTMPFPPGVGGRSCGDIVSNTENYEVITADRAIDESNVGNRMLRSMGWQEGLGLGKDGSGIKEPVQAKAVDDRSGLGSQQRKVDPSLEAQSGDSYRTIIQKKAIARFREMA, encoded by the exons ATGGACCCTGGGCGTTATGGTCGTCAACAAGGATGGGACACAAACAGC GCCTTGGAGGGGTATGGTGCACTCCATGAGCAAGATTTCAG GGCTGGTGGATCATATGGTGGTAGGAGGCTGTTACCTGAAGGATTTTCCAGGGATTCTGGTTATGCAAGGACCTCTTTTCATCATGACATACTTGAGAGGGATATCTATCCACCAACACATGTTCCTGGTGTCTGGCCTCAGCCTAGAAGAAGTTTCGATGAAGAATATGCACTCGTCAGGGATTCAAGAAGAAATGTTGAGCCGTATCATGAAATAGATAACTTTGGTGAACATGTGAAGTATCATGAAGATAACTTTCGTGACAACTACCGCAACATTGAGAGGTACCATGACACAGATAGTTACCATGATTATGGATATGATAGGCATGCCAGGTTTGGGGGTAGGGATCACGAGGGAATGAGCAGTGACTATGAAGTTCGACGCCATTTATCTCATGAAAGCAGAGAAAATAGTCGTGATAGAGACTATGATTATGACTGGTATAGCTATGATTCTGACCATGAGAGAGGAAAGAGGGATGGTGGTCGGCGACGACGTGAATCACGTGATCGTGAACATGAAAAGAGAGGTTTGAGTCGCGAAAGAGATCAAAGTCCATATAGACGTCGAGAACGCTCTCGTTCACATGGGCGTGATGATCGGTCTAGATCAAGATCTCCTCGAGGTAGAACTCGTAGCCGAAGTCACAGAGAGGACAGCTATGAGGATGGCCGATATGAGAGGAATGAAAGACGGCGGGATTATGATCGTGATGAGAAGAGACATAATGACTCTTCTGTG GCGCCATCAGCCACAATAGTTGTGAAGGGTCTATCACAGAAGACAACTGAAGATGATTTGTATCAATTTCTT GCTGAGTGGGGGCCGCTTCGTCATATACGGGTTATTAAAGAGAGAAATTCTGGAGTTTCGCGGGGATTTGCTTTTATTGACTTTCCTGATGTG GATGCTGCTCGGAGGATGATGGACGGCATTGGAGACAATGGTCTTGTAATTGATGGAAGGAAGCTCTTCTTTGAGTACAG TAGTAAGCCAACTGGTGGGGCTGGTGCACCTTCATTAGGACAAGAAAGCTTTGCTAAATCAAGCCATGGACACGGTAGAAGTATTACTGCACCATGTGACTGGATTTGTACCATGTGTGGTTGTTTAAATTTTGCACGGCGGACATCCTGTTTCCAG TGCAATGAGCCCCGGACTGAGGATGCTCCTCCAGCTGATGTAGCAAGCACCAATCCAACACCCTTAGGGAAAAGGGGATCAGATTTAG GTCCTACTCATGTCTTAGTTGTACGAGGGTTGGATGAAAATGCAGATGAAGAAATGCTTCGTTATGAATTTGCTAAGCATGCTGCAATTAAG GATCTTCGCCTTGTCAGAGATAAATTTACTCATGTTTCTCGGGGATTTGCTTTTGTGCATTTCCACTCG GTGGAAGATGCAACCAAAGCTCTTGAAGCAACCAATGGAACAACCCTAGAAAAAAATGGCCAAGTCCTACGTGTAGCATATGCAAAAAGTATTCATGGACCTGGATCTGGGACTCCACAATCGAGCAGTCTTGCAGCAGCTGCTATTGAGGCCGCAACATTTGCTCAACAG TATGATGCTGTTGGTTGGACGCCAAAGGAATACAATCCAGATCAAAAACAATCTACAACTGGGTTTGAGCAAAATAGCAAGGCAGAAGTTCAGAGAGGTGGTTCTGCTCCACAATCTGGGTTTGTATGGGATGAGAAATCTGGCTATTATTATGATGCTGCCTCAGGGTTTTATTATGATGGAAATACTG GTCTTTACTATGATGGGAACAATGGTGTTTGGTATTCTTATGATCATCAAACTCAGCAGTATGTCCCTTGCAACGAGCAGAGCAACAATAAGGCAGCTGGAGACATGGCAAATGAAACTTCAAAAGGATCGGATGGAACTGCAAGCAAAAAAGTAGTGATATCTGCAGCTGCAACCACGGTAAAATCAAATGAAAAAGCATCATTGCCTGATGCGGTTCATGCTGCTGCAACAGCAGCATTAGCTgcagagaaaaaggaaaaggagaagTTGAAAGAGATTAAGTTGGCATCAAAAAGTAACCTCTTAGCTAATAAGAAAAAGATGAACAATGTTCTGGCAATGTGGAAGCAAAGAAATCATGAGGGGCAGGCAGCTCGTGTTGTTCTTGATGACAAGGAGTCATCTGGTTTGCTAGATGATAAACCAAGCAATTCGTACTCTGCATCTGTAGCATTAACTGCAAAAAGCAAATTGAAATCTGATTCAGTTAAGGAAGCAATGGGTAGCTCAATTTATGCCTCATCTGCTAGCCGTGGGACTACTCAATCCATCTCTGCTGAGACAGTAGATGTGGATTCACAGGTTAAGCCTAGACCTGTTAGTAATAGCTTGGGAGGCACAATAATGGGCGTTATAAGAGGTTCTGGAAAAGGGATTATAAAGTCAGATACAACTTTTCCAGTATCTGCTAGTGAAGGTACTACGGTTAGTTCTACTGCAACGGCAAACTCCATAGAAACAATGCCATCTTTAGCTCGGAGTCATGCTTCCGCACCCTTCAAGACTGATGCATCGGCATTGGGTTCATATGGATCATCTACATCCGGTGGACGTGGTAAACGCAGGTTTTCTGAGGCACCAGCACTTTCTAATCCCAGGGATCAAATTCAGACGACTTATAGAGATAGGGCAGCTGAGAGAAGAAATCTGTATGGCTCGTCATCTGCCACAGGGGATGATCTGTCAGACCTTGGGCTTGGGGATCCAA ACTGTGATTATCCATATCGAAAGGATTCTTTATCAGTAACGGGGACGATGCCCTTTCCCCCGGGAGTTGGGGGACGGTCGTGTGGTGATATTGTGAGCAACACCGAGAATTATGAAGTGATAACTGCTGATCGAGCCATCGACGAAAGCAATGTGGGTAACCGGATGCTTCGCAGTATGGGCTGGCAAGAAGGACTG GGACTTGGGAAGGATGGTAGCGGCATCAAAGAGCCCGTGCAAGCGAAAGCTGTGGATGACAGGTCGGGGCTCGGAAGTCAGCAGAGAAAAGTAGACCCATCCTTGGAGGCACAGTCAGGAGATAGTTATCGAACCATCATCCAGAAGAAAGCGATTGCAAGATTTAGAGAGATGGCGTAA
- the LOC135583748 gene encoding SUPPRESSOR OF ABI3-5-like isoform X5: MDPGRYGRQQGWDTNSALEGYGALHEQDFRAGGSYGGRRLLPEGFSRDSGYARTSFHHDILERDIYPPTHVPGVWPQPRRSFDEEYALVRDSRRNVEPYHEIDNFGEHVKYHEDNFRDNYRNIERYHDTDSYHDYGYDRHARFGGRDHEGMSSDYEVRRHLSHESRENSRDRDYDYDWYSYDSDHERGKRDGGRRRRESRDREHEKRGLSRERDQSPYRRRERSRSHGRDDRSRSRSPRGRTRSRSHREDSYEDGRYERNERRRDYDRDEKRHNDSSVAPSATIVVKGLSQKTTEDDLYQFLAEWGPLRHIRVIKERNSGVSRGFAFIDFPDVDAARRMMDGIGDNGLVIDGRKLFFEYSSKPTGGAGAPSLGQESFAKSSHGHGRSITAPCDWICTMCGCLNFARRTSCFQCNEPRTEDAPPADVASTNPTPLGKRGSDLGPTHVLVVRGLDENADEEMLRYEFAKHAAIKDLRLVRDKFTHVSRGFAFVHFHSVEDATKALEATNGTTLEKNGQVLRVAYAKSIHGPGSGTPQSSSLAAAAIEAATFAQQYDAVGWTPKEYNPDQKQSTTGFEQNSKAEVQRGGSAPQSGFVWDEKSGYYYDAASGFYYDGNTGLYYDGNNGVWYSYDHQTQQYVPCNEQSNNKAAGDMANETSKGSDGTASKKVVISAAATTVKSNEKASLPDAVHAAATAALAAEKKEKEKLKEIKLASKSNLLANKKKMNNVLAMWKQRNHEGQAARVVLDDKESSGLLDDKPSNSYSASVALTAKSKLKSDSVKEAMGSSIYASSASRGTTQSISAETVDVDSQVKPRPVSNSLGGTIMGVIRGSGKGIIKSDTTFPVSASEGTTVSSTATANSIETMPSLARSHASAPFKTDASALGSYGSSTSGGRGKRRFSEAPALSNPRDQIQTTYRDRAAERRNLYGSSSATGDDLSDLGLGDPNCDYPYRKDSLSVTGTMPFPPGVGGRSCGDIVSNTENYEVITADRAIDESNVGNRMLRSMGWQEGLGRIVLPN; the protein is encoded by the exons ATGGACCCTGGGCGTTATGGTCGTCAACAAGGATGGGACACAAACAGC GCCTTGGAGGGGTATGGTGCACTCCATGAGCAAGATTTCAG GGCTGGTGGATCATATGGTGGTAGGAGGCTGTTACCTGAAGGATTTTCCAGGGATTCTGGTTATGCAAGGACCTCTTTTCATCATGACATACTTGAGAGGGATATCTATCCACCAACACATGTTCCTGGTGTCTGGCCTCAGCCTAGAAGAAGTTTCGATGAAGAATATGCACTCGTCAGGGATTCAAGAAGAAATGTTGAGCCGTATCATGAAATAGATAACTTTGGTGAACATGTGAAGTATCATGAAGATAACTTTCGTGACAACTACCGCAACATTGAGAGGTACCATGACACAGATAGTTACCATGATTATGGATATGATAGGCATGCCAGGTTTGGGGGTAGGGATCACGAGGGAATGAGCAGTGACTATGAAGTTCGACGCCATTTATCTCATGAAAGCAGAGAAAATAGTCGTGATAGAGACTATGATTATGACTGGTATAGCTATGATTCTGACCATGAGAGAGGAAAGAGGGATGGTGGTCGGCGACGACGTGAATCACGTGATCGTGAACATGAAAAGAGAGGTTTGAGTCGCGAAAGAGATCAAAGTCCATATAGACGTCGAGAACGCTCTCGTTCACATGGGCGTGATGATCGGTCTAGATCAAGATCTCCTCGAGGTAGAACTCGTAGCCGAAGTCACAGAGAGGACAGCTATGAGGATGGCCGATATGAGAGGAATGAAAGACGGCGGGATTATGATCGTGATGAGAAGAGACATAATGACTCTTCTGTG GCGCCATCAGCCACAATAGTTGTGAAGGGTCTATCACAGAAGACAACTGAAGATGATTTGTATCAATTTCTT GCTGAGTGGGGGCCGCTTCGTCATATACGGGTTATTAAAGAGAGAAATTCTGGAGTTTCGCGGGGATTTGCTTTTATTGACTTTCCTGATGTG GATGCTGCTCGGAGGATGATGGACGGCATTGGAGACAATGGTCTTGTAATTGATGGAAGGAAGCTCTTCTTTGAGTACAG TAGTAAGCCAACTGGTGGGGCTGGTGCACCTTCATTAGGACAAGAAAGCTTTGCTAAATCAAGCCATGGACACGGTAGAAGTATTACTGCACCATGTGACTGGATTTGTACCATGTGTGGTTGTTTAAATTTTGCACGGCGGACATCCTGTTTCCAG TGCAATGAGCCCCGGACTGAGGATGCTCCTCCAGCTGATGTAGCAAGCACCAATCCAACACCCTTAGGGAAAAGGGGATCAGATTTAG GTCCTACTCATGTCTTAGTTGTACGAGGGTTGGATGAAAATGCAGATGAAGAAATGCTTCGTTATGAATTTGCTAAGCATGCTGCAATTAAG GATCTTCGCCTTGTCAGAGATAAATTTACTCATGTTTCTCGGGGATTTGCTTTTGTGCATTTCCACTCG GTGGAAGATGCAACCAAAGCTCTTGAAGCAACCAATGGAACAACCCTAGAAAAAAATGGCCAAGTCCTACGTGTAGCATATGCAAAAAGTATTCATGGACCTGGATCTGGGACTCCACAATCGAGCAGTCTTGCAGCAGCTGCTATTGAGGCCGCAACATTTGCTCAACAG TATGATGCTGTTGGTTGGACGCCAAAGGAATACAATCCAGATCAAAAACAATCTACAACTGGGTTTGAGCAAAATAGCAAGGCAGAAGTTCAGAGAGGTGGTTCTGCTCCACAATCTGGGTTTGTATGGGATGAGAAATCTGGCTATTATTATGATGCTGCCTCAGGGTTTTATTATGATGGAAATACTG GTCTTTACTATGATGGGAACAATGGTGTTTGGTATTCTTATGATCATCAAACTCAGCAGTATGTCCCTTGCAACGAGCAGAGCAACAATAAGGCAGCTGGAGACATGGCAAATGAAACTTCAAAAGGATCGGATGGAACTGCAAGCAAAAAAGTAGTGATATCTGCAGCTGCAACCACGGTAAAATCAAATGAAAAAGCATCATTGCCTGATGCGGTTCATGCTGCTGCAACAGCAGCATTAGCTgcagagaaaaaggaaaaggagaagTTGAAAGAGATTAAGTTGGCATCAAAAAGTAACCTCTTAGCTAATAAGAAAAAGATGAACAATGTTCTGGCAATGTGGAAGCAAAGAAATCATGAGGGGCAGGCAGCTCGTGTTGTTCTTGATGACAAGGAGTCATCTGGTTTGCTAGATGATAAACCAAGCAATTCGTACTCTGCATCTGTAGCATTAACTGCAAAAAGCAAATTGAAATCTGATTCAGTTAAGGAAGCAATGGGTAGCTCAATTTATGCCTCATCTGCTAGCCGTGGGACTACTCAATCCATCTCTGCTGAGACAGTAGATGTGGATTCACAGGTTAAGCCTAGACCTGTTAGTAATAGCTTGGGAGGCACAATAATGGGCGTTATAAGAGGTTCTGGAAAAGGGATTATAAAGTCAGATACAACTTTTCCAGTATCTGCTAGTGAAGGTACTACGGTTAGTTCTACTGCAACGGCAAACTCCATAGAAACAATGCCATCTTTAGCTCGGAGTCATGCTTCCGCACCCTTCAAGACTGATGCATCGGCATTGGGTTCATATGGATCATCTACATCCGGTGGACGTGGTAAACGCAGGTTTTCTGAGGCACCAGCACTTTCTAATCCCAGGGATCAAATTCAGACGACTTATAGAGATAGGGCAGCTGAGAGAAGAAATCTGTATGGCTCGTCATCTGCCACAGGGGATGATCTGTCAGACCTTGGGCTTGGGGATCCAA ACTGTGATTATCCATATCGAAAGGATTCTTTATCAGTAACGGGGACGATGCCCTTTCCCCCGGGAGTTGGGGGACGGTCGTGTGGTGATATTGTGAGCAACACCGAGAATTATGAAGTGATAACTGCTGATCGAGCCATCGACGAAAGCAATGTGGGTAACCGGATGCTTCGCAGTATGGGCTGGCAAGAAGGACTG GGTAGGATAGTTCTGCCGAATTGA